One segment of Chloroflexota bacterium DNA contains the following:
- a CDS encoding phosphomethylpyrimidine kinase: MEMSDTAEAEAVLGNLVTALQMLENCPEFACLIPEVRVNLAYALRGAQTPEDVAAVEGRVTAVRGRPQAAGMPGWGASDHLARRLLQVRKYDPEINAVINFKCDQEIIEVVQQYCREKGLVLGAVDRAEEPEEVAGRDGGSMPWKVKQLFEKYGVMPRLFYEGAGWGKEPLFLVLGESAVEVTEVAIDIARRYREKINR, from the coding sequence ATGGAAATGAGCGACACGGCCGAGGCTGAAGCGGTTCTGGGTAACCTGGTAACAGCTTTGCAGATGTTAGAGAATTGCCCAGAGTTTGCCTGTCTCATACCTGAGGTGAGGGTCAATCTGGCGTATGCCCTACGTGGGGCCCAGACCCCCGAGGATGTGGCTGCGGTGGAAGGTAGAGTAACGGCTGTGCGCGGCCGCCCTCAGGCTGCAGGCATGCCGGGCTGGGGGGCATCGGATCATCTGGCCAGACGGCTACTGCAGGTTCGCAAATACGATCCCGAAATCAATGCCGTTATCAATTTCAAATGCGACCAGGAGATAATTGAAGTTGTTCAGCAGTACTGCAGGGAGAAGGGACTTGTCTTGGGCGCGGTGGATCGGGCTGAGGAGCCGGAAGAGGTCGCCGGGCGAGACGGCGGTTCCATGCCCTGGAAGGTCAAACAACTGTTTGAAAAATATGGGGTAATGCCTCGACTATTCTACGAGGGAGCTGGCTGGGGAAAGGAACCGCTGTTCTTGGTACTGGGCGAGAGTGCGGTTGAAGTCACAGAGGTAGCTATTGATATAGCCCGCCGTTACAGGGAAAAGATAAATAGGTGA
- a CDS encoding thiazole biosynthesis protein, whose product MDEVTISKAITESYTKEFLEFMEADVAIVGAGPSGLAAGYYLAKEGVKTVIYERRLSVGGGMWGGGMMFNKIVVQNEAKHILDEFGITATEYQEGYYVADAIEAVSALCYRCVKAGARIFNLISVEDVMIRENDRITGLVLNWSAVSLANLHVDPLAIRSKLVIDATGHDAEVCRIVTRKIGNRLETETGNVIGEKPMWAEVGERELVAEAKQVFPGLLVAGMAINAVFGYPRMGAIFGGMLISGKQVAELSSDILRKAQGWK is encoded by the coding sequence GTGGATGAGGTAACCATTTCCAAAGCAATAACAGAGAGCTACACAAAGGAATTTCTGGAGTTCATGGAAGCAGATGTAGCCATAGTTGGTGCTGGTCCGTCGGGTCTAGCCGCCGGGTACTATTTGGCTAAGGAGGGGGTCAAGACGGTCATCTATGAAAGGAGACTGAGTGTGGGTGGTGGTATGTGGGGTGGCGGTATGATGTTTAACAAGATCGTGGTTCAGAATGAAGCCAAACACATTCTGGATGAATTTGGGATAACAGCTACAGAATATCAGGAGGGATATTATGTAGCTGACGCTATAGAGGCTGTCTCCGCTCTTTGCTACCGGTGCGTGAAGGCCGGTGCTCGCATCTTCAACTTGATTTCCGTGGAAGATGTAATGATTCGAGAAAATGACAGGATAACCGGCCTGGTATTGAACTGGAGCGCAGTGTCTTTGGCGAATCTGCACGTTGACCCGCTGGCGATAAGATCCAAGCTGGTAATAGATGCTACCGGACACGATGCCGAAGTGTGCCGTATAGTTACCCGCAAAATCGGCAATAGACTAGAAACAGAGACTGGTAATGTTATCGGCGAGAAACCGATGTGGGCTGAGGTGGGGGAGAGAGAACTTGTCGCCGAAGCCAAACAGGTATTTCCCGGCCTACTGGTAGCTGGCATGGCGATCAACGCTGTCTTTGGTTACCCGCGAATGGGTGCCATCTTCGGTGGCATGCTTATCTCCGGTAAACAGGTGGCCGAACTGTCATCCGATATACTGAGGAAAGCTCAAGGATGGAAATGA